A single Diachasmimorpha longicaudata isolate KC_UGA_2023 chromosome 10, iyDiaLong2, whole genome shotgun sequence DNA region contains:
- the LOC135166755 gene encoding DAZ-associated protein 2-like — MTDKKAYPVAPHPPTGFVPAQAQPTAYGVAGAGPYGVFPNQPQLYATQGPPPPTYDQTLTHPMMYQPMYGQGYPGGYLTGYPTAYGPLQYYPQLAAAAYYPTAAMQPAPVRPTMLVPNGFDGGRFDGLSQQVLPPPPPPGVANAAQLAAMAGHSVALSQKKGSFLGGAAEGGYTFW; from the exons ATGACGGACAAGAAAG CATATCCCGTGGCACCGCATCCACCGACTGGATTCGTACCAGCGCAAGCGCAGCCGACAGCTTATGGAG TTGCAGGAGCTGGTCCATACGGGGTGTTCCCAAATCAGCCACAGCTTTATGCTACGCAAGGGCCACCCCCACCAACATATGATCAAACGCTGACCCATCCAatg ATGTACCAGCCAATGTATGGACAGGGATACCCAGGAGGCTATCTGACCGGCTATCCAACAGCTTATGGACCACTCCAGTACTATCCGCAACTGGCAGCAGCAGCTTATTATCCGACCGCTGCTATGCAGCCTGCACCAGTCAGACCTACTATGCTGGTACCT AACGGCTTTGATGGTGGACGATTCGACGGACTTTCGCAACAAGTtttaccaccaccaccacccccaGGTGTCGCAAATGCTGCACAATTGGCTGCTATGGCTGGCCACAGCGTTGCCTTATCACAAAAAAAGGGATCATTCCTCGGTGGCGCTGCAGAGGGGGGCTATACTTTCTGGTAA
- the LOC135166749 gene encoding U3 small nucleolar ribonucleoprotein protein IMP4: protein MLRRQARLRREYLYRKSVQDKLKNIQEKKERLKKSLEENTPIHPDLRKTALYLQRKSEWEDAGPELAAVTGTEMGGTTGDHEDDEYRWAGVEDPKIVITTSRDPSARLKMFVKELRLIFPNSQRMNRGNYEMKQLIHACRANEVTDFIIVHEHRGIPDSLVICHLPYGPTAYFTMTDVVMRHDIPDIGTMSEQYPHLIFHNFKGKLGDRVTSILKYLFPVPKEDSKRVITFANHDDYISFRHHNYKKINGKDVELVEVGPRFQLKLYEIKSGTLDAAAAADTEWALRPYMNTSHKRRFLSQDDGWQQEDDL, encoded by the exons atgttgcgAAGACAAGCTCGATTGAGGCGGGAGTATCTCTACCGCAAATCCGTTcaagataaattgaaaaacattcagGAGAAGAAAGAGCGGTTGAAGAAGAGCCTTGAGGAGAACACACCGATCCATCCGGATCTTCGCAAAACAGCACTTTATCTCCAAAGAAAATCTGAATGGGAGGATGCAG GTCCAGAGCTGGCGGCGGTGACGGGAACGGAGATGGGAGGAACAACGGGAGACCACGAGGACGATGAGTACCGTTGGGCAGGTGTAGAGGATCCAAAAATCGTGATAACAACGTCCCGAGATCCCAGTGCTCGTCTGAAGATGTTTGTCAAAGAGCTGCGTCTCATTTTCCCCAACTCCCAGAGAATGAATCGAGGAAACTACGAAATGAAGCAGCTGATCCACGCATGTCGTGCCAATGAAGTAACAGATTTTATCATTGTCCACGAGCACAGGGGTATTCCAGATTCCCTGGTGATCTGCCATTTGCCTTACGGTCCAACAGCGTACTTCACAATGACCGACGTCGTCATGAGACACGACATTCCCGACATTGGAACAATGTCCGAGCAGTACCCACACCTCATCTTCCACAACTTCAAGGGCAAACTTGGTGACAGAGTGACAAGTATCTTGAAGTATCTGTTTCCAGTTCCCAAGGAGGACAGCAAACGAGTCATTACATTTGCCAATCACGACGATTATATCTCGTTCAGACATCACAATTAcaagaaaattaatggaaaagacGTGGAACTGGTGGAAGTGGGCCCCAGGTTTCAACTGAAGCtgtatgaaataaaatcagGGACTCTGGACGCAGCTGCTGCTGCTGATACCGAGTGGGCCCTCAGGCCCTACATGAACACGAGCCACAAGAGGAGATTCCTCTCTCAGGATGATGGCTGGCAGCAGGAGGATGACTTGTAA
- the LOC135166746 gene encoding uncharacterized protein LOC135166746, with the protein MQKLQQQILNWCDDLEDYLKCTQCERTLNKDVYLCEGGHLICLTCSRDSANTKCSICKLKYTKIRNSLAENLAQKMATIREKLEGCVEDDDLRSVCSESNNIAWKTFTCWIGKCKTQGSIDEMRRHYETIHSGLYVKHCDGELPHKTSFFLEYSFPRTTHRLLDLPNIGLFVLLVVIYDNGALRAHFFMYETSSNAQKYQYKLKIECNSQNSSVEGVVQTVRLPKSLFTKNGLFIQRAHNLQKELQNTLKYTCHVEVHRNTEPPEPQKFTAAKYKSRNQKSTEDHTDSDANKITEDSSDIMKKPQKGSQKNRDKSANENSIPKKPNPQKKEKSENEIKHVEKKAPKLQDRPSRMTSTLQPNGADNSQTQSSLVRTPARTGATIPPIFAHPSPFNSVPNYTNQAVGNYTPSGTINYPGGGLPTQGLFPGANPHYRPPPAPGTPGIPGAGYGLPSAPLDDGNGHYVQYPDLTAMKNSMSNGSTSKLNKDPKSKKECVIS; encoded by the exons ATGCAGAAGCTACAGCAACAG ATCTTAAATTGGTGTGACGACCTGGAAGATTATCTAAAGTGCACCCAGTGTGAGAGAACATTGAACAAGGACGTCTACCTCTGCGAAGGTGGCCACCTCATCTGCCTGACTTGTAGCCGGGACTCTGCCAACACCAAATGCAGCATCTGCAAACTGAAGTACACAAAAATACGAAACTCTTTGGCTGAGAATCTTGCCCAGAAGATGGCGACAATCAGGGAGAAGCTCGAAGGATGTGTTGAGGATGATGATCTCAGGTCTGTCTGCAGTGAGAGCAACAATATCGCCTGGAAGACTTTCACCTGCTGGATCGGGAAGTGTAAGACTCAGGGATCTATTGATGAAATGCGTCGGCATTATGAGACCATCCACAGCGGACTCTACGTTAAG CATTGCGATGGTGAACTTCCCCACAAAACGAGCTTCTTCCTCGAATATTCGTTCCCACGAACAACGCACCGGCTGCTGGACCTCCCAAATATCGGGCTATTCGTTCTTCTTGTCGTTATTTACGACAATGGAGCTCTGCgtgctcatttttttatgtacgAGACCTCGAGCAATGCACAGAAGTATCAGTACAAGCTGAAGATAGAATGtaattcccagaattccaGTGTTGAAGGAGTT GTCCAAACGGTTCGTCTTCCCAAGAGTCTTTTTACGAAGAACGGACTCTTTATCCAGCGTGCCCACAACCTCCAGAAAGAGCTCCAGAACACCTTGAAGTACACGTGTCACGTCGAAGTGCACAGAAATACTGAGCCCCCAGAGCCTCAAAAATTCACAGCCGCGAAGTACAAGTCCCGCAATCAAAAGTCAACCGAGGACCACACGGACTCCGATGCCAATAAGATTACCGAGGACTCATCAGACATCATGAAAAAACCCCAGAAGGGCAGCCAGAAGAATCGGGACAAATCAGcgaacgaaaattcaattccaaaGAAGCCAAACCCTCAGAAAAAGGAAAAGTCTGAGAATGAGATAAAACATGTTGAGAAGAAAGCCCCGAAGCTTCAGGATCGTCCGTCCAGGATGACCAGCACTTTGCAGCCGAATGGAGCAGATAATTCGCAGACACAGAGCTCTCTTGTGAGGACCCCGGCGAGAACCGGGGCGACGATTCCGCCGATTTTCGCGCATCCATCTCCGTTCAATTCTGTACCGAACTATACGAATCAGGCGGTGGGGAATTACACGCCTAGTGGTACCATTAATTATCCAGGAGGAGGCTTGCCGACACAAG GGCTCTTTCCCGGGGCGAACCCTCACTATCGTCCCCCGCCTGCACCTGGAACTCCAGGAATTCCTGGAGCGGGTTACGGGCTACCCAGTGCTCCCTTAGATGATGGAAACGGGCACTACGTTCAGTATCCTGATTTAACGGCGATGAAGAACAGCATGAGCAATGGGTCCACGTCGAAGTTGAATAAGGATCCTAAGAGCAAGAAAGAGTGTGTCATCAGCTAG